TATAAAGGTCTGAAGGTGCCTGAAGTACTCCTCAGCGGAAATTTTAGTAAAATAGAAGACTGGCTGCACGATGAAGCCCTAAAAATTACCCAGACCAAACGACCTGATCTTTTACAGTAACGCACTCATAACCGTTATTTTTAAGTAAATTTGTAAATCAAAGGCAATAGTCTGGTGAATGGCAGTAAACGCACAGATGAAATCATCGCTTTCTATAATGTGGAAAATCTTTTCCCGCCGGATCCACCTGTGATGCATTATTTAGATCCAACGCCATCAGGACTGAAAAACTGGGATGAGAGGAAATACCAGGTCAAACTGCGCAAAATCGCTGAAGTCTTCCACTTAATCAGTTTGCACAAAGGCCAGTCACCACTTTTCATCGGTTTATCCGAAATACAGGGCGAGCAACCATTACAGGATTTACTGGCGAAGGATGTTTTTAAGGAATATGCATTTGTGCGGAACGGTAATTTAGACAGGCGTGGCATGGGCGTATATTTACTTTATCAGAAGAAAAGGATACAACTTATTTCCTCCGAAACATTAGATTTGGCCGTTGGTTTTGAAGTTGATACTTCAGAAGAAATAAGTGCAAGGAGTATATTGAAATGTAAATTTTTGTTAGACTCGGCCGTTTTTAATGTGTTGTTGCTGCATTTGCCTTCCCAACGGGATAATAATGTCAAAATAAAACTAAGGACACACATTTTGAAGGCGCTGAAGGAAGAAATAACGAAGATTGACAAGGAAGAAGCGGTGATCATGATGGGCGACTTCAACGTAAATCCTGATGATGAAGATATCGCAGCGCTGTTTTACCAGAACCAGAACAGGCGGTGCTTCAACAACCCGTTCTTGCCATTATATACGGC
This DNA window, taken from Chryseobacterium sp. 6424, encodes the following:
- a CDS encoding endonuclease, which translates into the protein MNGSKRTDEIIAFYNVENLFPPDPPVMHYLDPTPSGLKNWDERKYQVKLRKIAEVFHLISLHKGQSPLFIGLSEIQGEQPLQDLLAKDVFKEYAFVRNGNLDRRGMGVYLLYQKKRIQLISSETLDLAVGFEVDTSEEISARSILKCKFLLDSAVFNVLLLHLPSQRDNNVKIKLRTHILKALKEEITKIDKEEAVIMMGDFNVNPDDEDIAALFYQNQNRRCFNNPFLPLYTARQFSAYHQRGGLLFDQIMFSEEFYDNRFPMQFSGGEVFSHPRLRAAGRKFAARPARTYAGTRYIGGYSDHFPVLASFIRN